In Desulfuromonas acetexigens, the genomic stretch ATCTTCCGCGACCTGCCGGGCCAGGGCGAAAAGTTTTTCTGGATGGTCGGCGAAGGTCTTGGGGGCGAGGGCTTCGCCGACCCCCAGGGCCTTGACCCGGCGCATGTTGAACTGCTGATCGGGGATGGTCGGAATGCCGACGATCGGCTTGCCGTGCTGCAGCGCCTGATAGATGGTGCCGTTGCCGCCGTGGCAGACGACCAGGTCGCAGGCCGCCATGACCAGATCCCCGTCGACGAACTCCTCCACGTAGACTTCCCCTTCGATCGTTTCCAGCCCTTGCGCCTGGCCCCCCGTGGCGATGATCGCCGTCAGCCCTTCCTGTTGCAATCGTTTGTAAAGGGTGGTGAAGGAGCCGCCCATCCAAGTGGTGCCCATGGTGAAGTAGACCAGACGCTTGCCGTCGTTTTTCGGTGGCCACCAGGCCGGCGGCGGTAGCGGGCTTTGCCAGGTCAGCGGGCCGATGTAATGGTAGTCGGCGGGCAGGTTGCGGGTGGGAAAGTATTCGGGGATATCGGCCAGCAGGGTCAGGTCGTTGCCCGCCAGGCAGTTGGTGGCGGTGACCGTGCGCCGCAGGCCGAACTTGCGGCTGAGTTTCTTGAAGACGGTCGCGGCGTTGTCGAAGACCAGCATCTCCAGGGCCAGGTTGAAACGGTCGAGACTTTTCCCCAGCGAGCCGTCCCGTTTGACGAGCTTCTCCGGCAGCCATTCGAAAAAGGGGATGTAAGGGAGCGCCCGATATTCGGTGGAGGAAACATTGACGATGGCGGCCTGGGGGATACCGTCGAGCCCCGCCGACAGGGGGGCGCTGAAGCGTCCGTCGGAAAGAACCAGGTCGGGTTGCACCTGCCGGTACAGATCCCGGTCCGATGCGATCAGACGATACAGTTCATCGTCGCTGACAAACTGCAGTTTGCCCTGGCGAATGCGGTTGAAGAGGATGTCGGGCTCCACCTGATAGGCGGGCAGCACATCGAACCCTTCGCTACGGATGAAATGATCCTTCGGGCTGTCCCCGGCGAAGATGATGTCGTGGCCGCGCGCGCGTAGCTCGGCGGCGATGGCCAGGGGGCGGCTGATGTGGGAGAGGGTGTGGGTGTAGGGGAGGCAGAGGATACGCATGGCGGGTCTCCGGTTCAGCGTAATTCGCGGTCGGCGTTTTCAAGGATTTCCGCCAGACGATTGAAGAAGTGGGCGGCGGGGGCGCCGGCCATGATTCGGCGGTCGAAAATGATGGTCAGCGGCATGGTGCGGCGCACCTCCACCTGCCCATTGACGGCGATGGGCCGGTCCTTGACCCAGCCGAACATTACCGTCAAGGGCCAGATCATATCGGCGATGACGAAATCGATGCCGTATTTGGCCGGCGAATTGACGAAGCAGGCATTCCCCCGGTGTTTGACCCACTGCTCGGGCAGGTAGCGGGGGGCGCGGATCAGCCAGCGGCTGAGGCAGACCGGCAGGCGACTGAGCAGGCCGGAGAAGAGTTTCCAGCGCGGGTGGGTTTCGGGATCGGCGGTCAGAACCGTTTGCAGTTCGCGGGTGATGTCGAGCGGGCTTTTGCCGTCTACTTCCAAAATCGTGTCGGCCAGCACCACCGCCTCGGCCTGGGGGACGTTCCGCTCGATGGCGACGGTAATGTCCATGTTGCGAAACTGGACCATGCGTCGGAAGAAGGGCGGGCCGAGAATGGCCCGGTTGGCGTAGGGAAACTCCCGCAAAGCCAGGGCCGCCGCCTTGACGACCAAGGCGGTGTAGGAAGGTTTTTCTCCCTCGCGCTCGAAAGTTTCCCGGCGCAGGCGGTCCAAGGCGGTGGCATCGATTTCCCGCACGAAATGGACGGTGTAGACCGCGGTCATCTCGTGGTTGAGGGTCCAGAAGGCGCGGGATATCCGGTTGGGACGTGACAGCTCGGGGGGGGCAGGCGTGGACATGAGATTCCTCTCTGGGGAAGATCGCCGACGTGGCTAAACTGGTTCACTGCACGATGCTGATAATCGGGCCGGGACGCTTATCAGCATAACAGATTCAGGATGGGGGGGCGGGAGATAAATGCCAAAGGGCGAGGGTGTTAAATATCATGGAATCGTTGTCGGAATAGTTTACATTTCGAATGGCCTCAGAACTCTCTGTGGTCGGTAAGTGGCCTAAATCGCTGGATTATGTGTTTTGGCTCGGCCATTGCAATGAGATTGGCTAGACCAGGTATTTGGTTGTCCGTGATTTATCACTCTCGCGATTTTATCCGGGAAGAACGCAAACTGAAAAGAGGAGGTAGAAGAAAATGAAGAAAAAACTGTTGGCTCTTGTAGTAATGGCTCTGTTGCTGGCGCCCGTTGGTGCCATGGCGACCAGTCTGCTGTCGTTCAATGACACTAGCCTGGGCTGGATCGACGTCGGCAGCTGGGACTGGAATGTCGGCAACGCTTTGGCGGTAGGGGCAGTGCCGCTCTCCGATGACATCAACAACCCCACGCCCTTTACCCTCTACTATCAAGCCGCTCTGTCGAATTTCCAGGATGCCGACGGCAACACCATCGGCGGAACCGGTCTCAGTGTCGATTATGAGATCACCGTGCAGGCCGGTTTCAGCGAGTTGGGCTATCGCACTGACACCTTTGGTCTTGGAGTGTTGCCAATCTTATCCAATGCCAACTTCTCTTTGGACCCCGGTGCTCCGGTTAACTTCCTGAACATCTACTACGACGAAGCGCAAAACTCCGACAACCTCTCCGGTACCGGGTTCGGTGACGGAACCCTGTTGATGAGCGGCGTGATCGATGTCAGCACCGGATCCTTTACGGTCTATATCGACGCGAATCAGGATGGCATTATGGACACGAGTCTCCTTGATAGGTTCGGGCCCGATAATTACTCCGGCCTCGAGAGCCTCGCCGGTAATGGTAGCGCCACAATCGAAGCCATGATCGATGGAAGTACGGTCAACGGCGCCTATATCGACATTTCGACCTATCCTCTTGATTTCTACCTGGATATGTTCTTCAACTCGTCGACCATCGCCCCCTTCCTGCAACAGAACCCTTCGGCTGAGGTGGTTGGAATCCCTGTGAACATTGGCGACATCAACGGCTTTACCGGTCCGGACTTCCTTTTCCAGGCCGACGGGAATTCGTCCTTCACGGTCGTGCCCGAGCCCTCCACCGTCATTCTGCTCGGCCTTGGCCTGTTGGGTGCCGGCGGCCTGGGGTACCTGCGCCGCAAGCGCTAAAAACCTTTTCATTTTAAGTTAAGGTTTAGTTCTGCAAAAAGAGGGATCGGTTAAAACCGATCCCTCTTTTTGTAGGAAATTCGTGTTTACGTGGAAAATTATCAAGAGCTGTGTACCGGTCGGTGCGCGAAATGACTCAAAGGGGGTTCCATGCCACAAAAACGGTTTTTTCTGGGTTGGTTTTTCATTCTTTTGTGCTGGGTGATACCGTCCGCCGCCGGTGCGGGGTCGCTGGTCTTCAGCGATCCTTCCGCCGGTACCGTTGAAGTTTACAGCCTGGACTGGATTCCGGGCAACAGCCTGGCCGATGAGGCTCTGCCCCTCGGCACCGACCCGAACAACCCTACTCGCTTTACCCAGGTTTACCAAGCCGCTTTGGGAAATTTCCTCGATGGAAACGGCAACGCCATTACCGGAACGGGGCTGAATGTTTCCTACGAAATCACCATTGTGTCGGTTTATGGTCAGATCGGTGCGCGCTCGCCCCTGGATATCGATAACGACGGTTTTGTCGAGATCGAAAATTCCAATTTCGATCTCGATGCTGAGGCCAATGTCAACTTCGTCGAAATCTACCTCGACTCCAACCGAAATTCCAATGCTCTGACTGGTGCGGGCTATCGCGACGGTATTCTCCTGATGAAAGGGATCGTTTCCGCCGCGACTGGGCAGTTTTCCGCCTATCTCGACATGGACGGAAACAACATTCTCGACCTCAAGGTTCTTGACCAGTTCCTGACCAATAATTACCTGGGAACGGGAACGATCAGTGGGAATGGGTCGGCTCAACTGACGGTCGCAATCGACTCCGCCAGCGTTAACCCGACCTATTTCCCCGGGGTCGGCTCATCCCCCCTGACCCTCTTTTTCAATACCTCGCTTGTTCTGCCCTACTACCAGCAGAACCCTTCGGCGTCCGTGGTCGGGGTCGTCCCTGAACTCGGTTCCGCCTCGGGCGGCTATTCCCGGGTCAACGGCCTGGCCTCTCTCGACCCCGCCGAACAAATCGACATGCTCTTTCAGGCTGACGCCAACAGCAGCATCTCCGTCGGCCCCTGTATCGACATCGTCAAGGAAGTCAGCGTTGACGGCGGCCAGACCTGGTTCGACGCCAACACCCTGGACGATTCCCCCGGCACCACCGACGGCGCCATCTATCGCTTTATCGTCACCAACTGTAGTTCGGTGACCCTGACCGACGTCACGGTTACCGATCCCAACCTGGGCGGGGACGGCCTGCCCCTGACCATCGACCTCGGCGATCTGGCCCCGGAGGCATCCGTCACTGTCGAGCCGAACACCAGCTTGGGCAGCCCTCTTCTGGAAAAACCCCTGCTGTGCGCCGACGTTCCCCCGCCGGGGAATGAAGACCCGATCAAGTTCAACCTCGCTTCGGTGGTGGGGACGGTGATCGGCACGAGCACGACCGTCGAGGACTCGGATCCGGCCTATGTGCGTTGCCTCTGTGTCGATATCGAAAAACTGGTCAGCGTCGACGGTGGCGTGACCTTCGTTGATGCCGACCAGTGTGTCGATCCGGCGGCGCCCATAGCGACCGGCTCGGTGGAATACCAGCTGGTAGTCAGCAACTGCGGCGCGGCGATTCTCGACGATGTCCGCGTGGTCGATTCCTTGCTGGGGATTGATGAGGCAGTCGGTACGTTGTTGCCTGAGCAAGTTATCACCTATGACAAAGAAGATATCTCCGCACTCTTGCAACCGGATTTCTGCGCGTTGTTCGGCTCTGATACGGCGGGTTCCCAGGATATCGACAACACCGCGACCGTCACGGCCACAGCCTTCAATCAGCAATTCGATCTGAGCGATGAAGACTCGGCTTGCGTCAGCTGCCTCTGCTCCGGCAGCATCGGCGATTACGTCTGGAACGATCTCGACCGCGACGGCATCCAAGATGCCGGTGAGCCCGGGATTGCCGGCGTGACCGTGACGCTGCTCATGGGTAGTGAAACGGTAGCCACTACGACAACGGATGCAGAGGGCGCCTATCTCTTCACCGGCCTCTGCGCCGGAGACTACACCGTCACCGTCACGACTCCCGACGGCTACACGGCGACCATGAACAACGCTCCCGGCAGCACGGCGGACAACGACAGCAACGGCAGCCCGGCGGACGTTACCCTGTCCACGGACAACAGCAGCGACCTGTCCATCGACTTCGGTTTTTACACCCCCTGTACCGGCAGCATCGGCGACTTCGTCTGGGACGATCTCGACCGTGACGGCATCCAGGATGCGAACGAGTCGGGGATCGGCGGCGTGACCGTGACCCTGTTCATGGACGGCAAAGCGGTCGCCACCACCACGACGGATGTGAGCGGGGCCTATCTTTTCACCGGCCTCTGTGCCGGGGACTACACCGTGACCGTTGCTACTCCCGACGGCTACACGGCGACCATCTCCAACGCTCCCGGCAGCACGACGGACGACGACAGCAACGGCAGCCCGGCGGACGTTACTCTGGCCACGGATAACAGCAGCGACCTGACCATCGACTTCGGTTTCTATCTCATGGATGCCAAGATCGGTGACTACGTCTGGCTGGACGAAAACCAAAATGGAATCCAAGATGTCGGCGAAGAAGGGCTGTCCGGTGTGACGGTGAATCTCTTCGACTGCGACGGTAATCTGATTGAGACCACCAGCACCGACAGTACCGGGTATTACAGCTTCACCGTGGAGCCCGGCGATTACAAAGTTCAGTTCGTGCTGACCGGCGGTTATGCGTTCAGTCCGCAGGATCAGGGTGGCGACGACGCCCTGGACAGCGACGCCGACACCGGCGGCATGACCATTTGCACCACGCTGGCCCCCGGTGAGACCGATCTGACCTGGGATGCGGGAATGTATCCGATGCCCGCCAGCCTCGGCGACTACGTCTGGAACGACACGAACAACAACGGCGTGCAGGATGCCGGTGAAATGGGCATCGCCAACGTCACCGTCAATCTGTACGACTGCACCACCGATCTCGTGGTCGACACGACCACGACCGACGCTTCCGGCCTGTACAGCTTCACCGGTCTGATGCCGGGCAGCTACCGGGTCGAGTTCGTCGCCCCCATGGGCTACGCCTTCACCACGCCGAACGTGGGCGACGATGCCTTTGACAGCGACGCCAACGCTTCCGGCGTGACCGAGTGCGTTGAACTGGCCGCCGGCGAAACCAACACCACCATCGATGCGGGCCTGACGGCGCAGCCCGCCACTATCGGCGACTACGTGTGGAACGACACGAATAACAACGGCGTGCAGGATGCCGGTGAGATGGGCATCGCCAACGTCACCGTCAATCTGTACGACTGCACCACCGATGAACTGGTCGCCACGACCACGACCGACGCCTCCGGCCTGTACAGCTTCACCAACCTGATGCCGGGCAGCTACCGGGTCGAGTTCGTCGCTCCTATGGGCTACGATTTCACGACCCCGAACGTGGGCGACGACGCCTTTGACAGCGACGCCAACGCTTCCGGCGTGACCGAGTGCGTTGATCTGGCCGCCGGCGAAACCAACACCACCATCGACGCCGGTCTGACGGCGCAGCCCGCCACTATCGGCGACTACGTGTGGAACGACACGTATAACAACGGCGTGCAGGATGCCGGTGAGATGGGCATCGCCAACGTCACCGTCAATCTGTACGACTGCACCACCGATGAACTGGTTGCCACGACCACGACCGGCACTGATGGTCTGTACAGCTTCACCAACCTGATGCCGGGCAGCTACCGGGTCGAGTTCGTCGCTCCTATGGGCTACGATTTCACGACCCCGAACGTGGGCGACGACGCCTTTGATAGCGACGCCAACGCTTCCGGCGTGACCGAGTGCGTTGATCTGGCCGCCGGCGAAACCAACACCACCGTCGATGCGGGCCTGACGGCGCAACCCGCCAGCCTTGGCGACTACGTGTGGAACGACACGAATAACAACGGCGTACAGGATGCCGGTGAGATGGGCATCGCCAACGTCACCGTCAACCTCTACGACTGCACCACCGATGAACTGGTCGCCACGACCACGACCGACGCCTCCGGCCTGTACAGCTTCACCGGTCTGATGCCGGGCAGCTACCGGGTCGAGTTCGTCGCCCCGATGGGCTACGCCTTCACGACTCCGAACGTGGGCAACGACGCCACCGACAGCGATGCCAACGCCTCCGGCGAGACCGACTGCGTCACCTTGGTCGCCGGTGAAAGCAACACCACCGTTGACGCCGGTCTGTATGCTCTTGCTCCGGCCATCGACATTGAAAAGTACACCAACGGTGAAGATGCCGATGAACCTACCGGCCCGATGGTGGTCATTGGCAGCCCCATTAACTGGACCTATGTGGTAACCAACACTGGCGACGTTACGTTGACCAATGTTCTGGTTGTCGATGACAAGGGAGTAGCGGTTACTTGTCCGGCAACCACCCTGGTCGTGGGTGAATCCATGACCTGTACCGCCAACGGCACTGCCCTGGCGGGCCAGTACGCCAATGTCGGTACCACGACGGGTAATTACGGCGGTATGAGCGTCACCGACAGCGATCCGAGCCACTACTATGGCGTGAGCCCCGATATCCATCTGACCAAGGATGTCTCGGTCGATGGCGGCATGACCTGGTTCGAGGCCGACAACATCACCCAATGCAGCGATCCCAATGTGCCGAATGTCGAAGTCTGCACCGATTATTCGGATTGCGGCCCCTGCGAGGGGAAAGTGACCAGCCTGACCCTGGCTTACCGCGGGACCAGTTCCGCGAAGATCAAGATCACCAACCGCGATGGTTACGAACTCTTCAAGCAGGATGTGGTCAATCCCGGCCAGCAGATGACCTTCACGTTGGCGGATGGTTACGGCAAGCTGACTACCGAAATCAAGATCTATGTCAATGGGTCGTTCAACACGTCTATCCACACCAGCTGTTCGCAGCCGGTCGGTCCTGGTCTGATCAGCGGAAGTTTCGAAGTTGTTGCCGGGAAGAGCCTCTACGGCGGCAATCTCTGCCCCATCAATCATGATGGAATTACGGCGGAGTGTAACGAGTGTGAGGGCAAGGTCAACAACCTGACCTTGGCTTACCGTGGGGCGACTAAGGCGAACATCAAAATTACCAACAAGGATGGCCGTGAGCTTTTCCGTCTTGATAATGTCAGTCCGAACCAGCAATTCACATTTGCCCTGAAGGATCATTACGGCAAGCTGACGACCGACATCAAGATCTACGTCAACTGGTCGCTGAACACGACGATTCACACCAGTTGTTCCCAGCCTATCGGTCCCGGACTGGTCAAGGGCAGCTTTGAGGTGATCGCCGGCACCAGTCTCTACGGCGGCAACCTCTGTCCGATCAATGGGACGACGCCCGATCCGGGTACTTGCACTCCCGATGAAGTGATGTATCGCTTCACGATTACCAATACCGGTAGTGTCACCTTGAGTAATTTGACCTTGACCGATTCACTCTATGACATCAGTGCGATTGCGCCGGAATGCGTGTTGCCGGAGACGTTGGCTCCGGGACAAAGCTACACCTGCTCCAGCAACTCGTTGCCGACCCAAATGGGTTTGGTTTCCAACACGGCCACCGCAACGGGTGATTATGCGGGCATCACGGTTACCGACAGCAATGACGCCAGTTATTGCGGCCCCTTTGAACCGGTTCCGGCCATCGACATCGAGAAGTACACCAACGGTGAGGATGCCGATACCCCGACCGGACCGATGGTGGCCATCGGCAGTCCGATCACCTGGACCTATGTGGTGACCAACACCGGCAATGTCACTTTGAACGACGTGACGGTGGTCGACAACCAAGGGGTCGCAGTCAGTTGTCCGTCCACCACCCTGCTGGCCGGCGAAGTGATGACCTGCACCGGTTACGGTACGGCCGTGGCTGGCCAGTACGCCAATCTCGGCACCACGAAGGGTTATTATAATGGTATGCCGGTCACCGATAGTGACCCCAGCCACTACTATGCCACGCCTCCGGCGATTGATGTGGAGAAATTCGTCTCCACCGACGGAGTAAACTGGTTTGACGCCGATACGCCTCCGGGGATCGAAGTGGCGGTTTGCCCGGATCTTTCCTGCGATGCCGGTTCGGAATACGATTGCCAGATGCAGAAAGATTACTACTGGAAGGAATACGAGCGGACCAAGTACGAGCACGACAGCAAGAAGAGCGATTACGAGAATAAGAAGTCGGATCGCGATCGATCCAAATCGGATCATGACAAGTCCAAATACACTCGGGATTCTTCGAAAAAGGATTGCGACGGAAAACAGAAGGAATACGAATCGGCCAAGGCCAAGTACGAATCGAGTAAATCGTATTCGGATCGGAAAAAGATGAACAAGGCCAAGGCTGAATACGATTACGCCAAGGCCGAGTGTGATCGGAAGGAGTCGGACTACACCGGCAAGAAAACCGACTACGACAGCAAGATCGCCGATTGCGATCTTTCCAAGTCCGATTACGAAAAGGCCAAATCCGATCACTCCAAGGCCAAGTCGGATTGGGAAAAGCATAAGGACCGGGATTGCAGCCAGCCGTCCGATCCCAATTGCGGCACCAGCGATTGCCAGAGTTCGGTGTACTTCAAATTCGTCGTCACCAACACCGGCACGATGCTGCTGGAGGATCTGACCCTGGAAGATTCCGATTACGCCACCGACTCCTGTGTCATTCCGGCGACCCTTGCTCCTGGGGCGAGCTATGACTGCGTTATCGGACCCAAAGAGGCCGTTGCCGGTCAGCACACCAATACCGCCACCGCGACCGGCACTTACATGGGCGCGCACGTGTCCGATACCGACGATGCCAACTATTTCGGCAAGGCGCCCTGTACGGCCAAAGGGACCGGCACCCCGGGCTACTGGATGAACCATCCGGAAGCCTGGCCGGTGGATTCCATCGTCATCGGTGGGGTCACCTACAGCAAGGCCAAGGCCATCGAACTGATGAAGGCGCCCACTAAAACCGACAAGCTCTACACCATGTTCCAGGCCTTGGTTGCAGCCAAGCTCAATGTCTTGACCTGCAACGAATCGTCCTGCATTGAAGCGACCATCCTGGCCGCCGACAACTGGATGAAGATCTACGGGCCGGTAGGGAAGGGGGTTTCGGGCAGCAGCAGCGGCTGGGCCCTGGGTGAGCCGCTCTATCTGCTCCTCGACGAGTACAACAACGGCCTGCTCTGCGCGCCGTCCCGCGACACCATGGACCGGGACGACGAAAAGGATAAGAGAGGCACCAGCACCCAGAGTCACTGGAAAAACAAAGACAAATCCTGGCCGACCAGCAGTCTCTACATCGGCGGCAAATCCTACTCCAAGGATGAAGCGACCTGGCGGATGAGCCGGGCGTCCAACAAGGATGTCACCTACACCATGTACCGGGCTCTGGCCGCGGCCAAGCTCAATGTCCGCAAGGGTAACGATTCGTCCTGTATCTCCGACACCATCAGGTACGCCGATGATTGGCTGGAGAGAAACCCGCCGGGCAAGGGGATTACCACCGGATCGTGGACCTGGCGTTCGGCCGAACCCTACTTCCAAAGGCTGGACGAGTACAACAACGGCAAGCTCTGTTCCTCGTATTGCGATAGTGCCACCAATACGACAACGACCTCGACTTGGACTAGTTGGAGTCGGTAGGGAGTCATAGGTCTAATCATCTCAACTGGGGGATCCGCAAACGGATCCCCCTTTTTTGTCTCTGCTGGCGGGATGAATTTATTTATTCGGGAATGTTCGTGGGGCAACGTTTTTCAGGGGGGAGTAATGGAAATGTTAAGCTGAATGCAAGTAGACGGCTTCTCTCCTCCCCTCCACTCTTCCCGAGAAATATTTATGAAATCATCCGTAAACGATGCTATTGTTTACCAACAAATGAGTAATTTCGGGGGATGTCATGGTCGAGTTCCGGTTTGAACGGGTGGAGATGGGTGATCCGCGGATGGAAGAGCTCTTCCGTTTGCGTTATCAGGTTTATGTGACCGAATGTGAATTTGAAGCCCAAGAAGATCACTCCGATGGTCGGGAAACCGACGACTATGACGAGCATTCCAGCCATTTCTGCGCGATCGTCTTCGATCCCGAGAGCCCAGATCCGCCACGAATCATCGGCACGGTGCGCATGATCCTCGGATTCTCTGAAGGACTACCCGACCACAAGATGCCCATCGAGTCCCATTGCCCCTTCTGGGAGGATGAGGTCCGGCGCCTGGACTCTCTCAGAAAAGAGGGGGTCAAGTTTGCTGAAATTTCACGCTTGGCAATCAGCAAAGATTTTCGGAAGCGTGAAATCGATAAGGCCATTTACTCTCAGAGCGACTTCGATTTCCAGCAGGTCAGGCGCGTCCACGAGCAGCGTCGCCAATTCGAAGGGTTGATCGTCTTGGGGCTGTATCAATGTATCTATCAGGAGAGTTTGCGTCTGGAACTCAAGCACTGGTACGGCGTCATGGTCAAGGGACTTTCTGGCCTGCTGCGGCGCTGGGGGGTCTTCTGGGATGCCATCGGTGAGCCGGTGGAATATCACGGGCTTCGTATCCCCTATATCGCCGATATTGAAAAGAACGCCCAGGGATGGGTCACGCGCAATCCACTCCTGCTGGAAAAACCGGTGGGGTGGAAAGACATCGTTTCGTAAAAAAACGGTTTGGCTTTTTTCCTGGTAGAGAAACGGATGCCGACATTTTTTGAATTTACCGTCGATGCCGACTTGAAATTGAACGGCTGGAACGCTCCCCTCGCGGAGTTGGCCCGGCGTGAGGCGTTGGAATTGTCGGGACTGGCCTATTACGAGCTGTTGCCGCGCATCTGCCGGGGACGGCATGACGCTGTGGCGCTGGTGCTGGAGACGGGCAGCCCACTTAATTTACCGGGGTACCGCTTTCCCTGTTTTTCCGGTGGGGTCAAGGGGGATGTGGGGATCGCGCCGGTATCCCTGCCCGGCGGTGCCGGAGCGCGCGTGACTATCGCTCTTCAGGGTTGTTGCGAGGCTCTCGGCAGTTTGCGACAGTCTCGGCATCTGGCCGACCTCGGCAAGACCGCGTCGATGCTTTCTCACGGGGTGCGCAATCCCCTCAACGCCATCAAAGGGGCGGTCATCTATCTGAAAAACCGCTACGGGAATGATGCCAACCTGCTCGAATTCACCGGCATCATGGAAGAAGAGATCGATCGCCTTGACCGTTTTATCAGCAGCTTTCTCAGTGCCTCGGCCGTCTCTTTCGGGCGTGAACGCAACGATCTCAACGCCTTGTTGCGCAAACTGAAGCAATTCGTCACCTTGCAGGCCCAGGCGGCGGATGTCGCTCTCAGTCTCGATCTGGCCGAGTCCTTACCGACTATCGAGATCAATATCTTCCAGGTAGAGCATGCCATCCTCAATGTCTTGAACAATGCCATTCACGCTCTCCCCAAGGGGGGGCACATCCGCGTGGCCAGCCGCTATGAAAGCTGCCCCGCCGGACGCTGCGTGGTCGTATCAGTGCAGGACGACGGCCCCGGTATCAGCGATGTGGCAG encodes the following:
- a CDS encoding glycosyltransferase, with the translated sequence MRILCLPYTHTLSHISRPLAIAAELRARGHDIIFAGDSPKDHFIRSEGFDVLPAYQVEPDILFNRIRQGKLQFVSDDELYRLIASDRDLYRQVQPDLVLSDGRFSAPLSAGLDGIPQAAIVNVSSTEYRALPYIPFFEWLPEKLVKRDGSLGKSLDRFNLALEMLVFDNAATVFKKLSRKFGLRRTVTATNCLAGNDLTLLADIPEYFPTRNLPADYHYIGPLTWQSPLPPPAWWPPKNDGKRLVYFTMGTTWMGGSFTTLYKRLQQEGLTAIIATGGQAQGLETIEGEVYVEEFVDGDLVMAACDLVVCHGGNGTIYQALQHGKPIVGIPTIPDQQFNMRRVKALGVGEALAPKTFADHPEKLFALARQVAEDSRYRDHAKRLQGQLASLAPAKKAADLIEARFGRN
- a CDS encoding 2-oxo acid dehydrogenase subunit E2, giving the protein MSTPAPPELSRPNRISRAFWTLNHEMTAVYTVHFVREIDATALDRLRRETFEREGEKPSYTALVVKAAALALREFPYANRAILGPPFFRRMVQFRNMDITVAIERNVPQAEAVVLADTILEVDGKSPLDITRELQTVLTADPETHPRWKLFSGLLSRLPVCLSRWLIRAPRYLPEQWVKHRGNACFVNSPAKYGIDFVIADMIWPLTVMFGWVKDRPIAVNGQVEVRRTMPLTIIFDRRIMAGAPAAHFFNRLAEILENADRELR
- the pepA gene encoding flocculation-associated PEP-CTERM protein PepA; this translates as MKKKLLALVVMALLLAPVGAMATSLLSFNDTSLGWIDVGSWDWNVGNALAVGAVPLSDDINNPTPFTLYYQAALSNFQDADGNTIGGTGLSVDYEITVQAGFSELGYRTDTFGLGVLPILSNANFSLDPGAPVNFLNIYYDEAQNSDNLSGTGFGDGTLLMSGVIDVSTGSFTVYIDANQDGIMDTSLLDRFGPDNYSGLESLAGNGSATIEAMIDGSTVNGAYIDISTYPLDFYLDMFFNSSTIAPFLQQNPSAEVVGIPVNIGDINGFTGPDFLFQADGNSSFTVVPEPSTVILLGLGLLGAGGLGYLRRKR